The Bacillus sp. F19 DNA segment TCTAGGTTCTGAACGAGTTTTTTGATTATCAGGAATCATCGGAAATTTGAAGTTTCCTTTAGGATATTGATAGGCTACTTTTGTTTCTACATTTTTCACATTCGAAGTTTGAGTTTTGGGCGGTACTGGTGCTCTATGTACAGGTTGCTGCTGTTCTGGAATTTGCCTTTTTTCAGCTGCTGCTTGTTCTAATTGCTTATCTGTCTCTGTTTCACCGGCGAAATAATTGATCATTTTTGAAAACCAACTCATAAAAACCACTCTTTCAAAGGTTTCTTCTTAATTACTATTCTATTGTAACAGTTAATCCTATCTTTTAAAGATGAAAAAAGCCACTAGAAAATTTCCTAGTGGCTTTTTTCATCTTTAAATAGATTGTTCGATTTAGACAATAGGTTTATGGGAGTCCATTATTTTTTAAAAAAATCTGTGCCGATTTCATAATGATCATCTAAAACTAAAATTCCTTTTTCCTGAGGAGCATCGGGAAGATTTAATTCCTTCGCAGAGCAGATCATGCCGCTTGATGCAACACCTCTGAGCTCAGCATCTTTTATCACAAGGCCGCTTGGCATAACTGCTCCGGCTTTAGCAACAACAACCTTTTGTCCGCTGTCTACATTAGGTGCACCGCACACGATTTGAAGTTTTTCACTGCCTGTATTAACTTGACATACGCTTAATTTATCGGCATTTGGATGTTTTTCTTTTGTTTCTACGAACCCAACTACAAATTTGGGTGATAGATCAGCTTGCAGCTGTTCCTCAAATCCATTTTGATTAAGGCATTCATTCAATTTGCTGAGCAGATTCTCAGTCAATTCAATAACCCCGGCGCTGCTCTCAATTTCAAGATAAGAAGATGCGTTAAAAAGATTGAATCCGGCCGTTTCGCCTGAGGCACTGCTGTAAATTCGCACTGCATCTCCCTTTTTTACAAACGCTCTGTCTTCTGGCGGCAATTCAGCCGCTGAAATCATCAGTGTATCGCCTACACCTTCTTTGTTATAAAATACGCGCATCATTGTTTACCTTCCTCTTCCTTTTTTGCCCGATTCTTTGCAAGAATAAATATAGGTTCCAGCTCATTGTTTTCATACAGAAAAGATAGAGCTGTAATTGGGACCCTGCCGCTTGCAAAAAAGCTCATGGCCATCTGGCCTAAAATATCGTAACCTGTATCATTTCGGATGTCTGCGATAATCAGAACATCCTGATGCGGTACTGCAATGGCCATCGCACCCTGCATTTTTTCATGGAAAGAATCAAGGATGGTGTCATTAAGCAGACGGCTTGCATCATAGCCATCATTGGCATTTAAAAAGTAAAAAACATTTCCTGCAGCATGATCTTCTTTTACACTTGTTTGCAGGGACCTGAGATTGAACCTTGCCATTTCTTTAATTTTGCTGAACGTCCAGTTCTCTCTTTCCATCATTTTCATATCGATCAAACGATAGGAATTCCCAAGATCAAGCGCATAATAGATTCTCGTTTCAGCTGTATGTTTTTCGTGTATCAGCAAAACGCCATCAGAGGATTCGACTGGAAAAGATGTTGATCTGATAACCGGGAAAATCCCTTTTTCTTTGCCTGTCAGTTCCTGTTCCTCATTCATAACTGTCAAAGCTTCCTCGATGTAATAAACCAATTCATCAACAGCCGCATCTTTTTTCTCTTCCCATTTTGCAATAATGCCAGGCAGAGATATCGTGATGCCTTTTTTAGTAGCATCATCTTCAACACGCAATTGATCCTTTTCTCTATCAAAATGGCTCGTCCAGTCTTTATGTTTTAAGCGCTCCTTGATTGTCTCCGCCATTTTCCTTGAAGTCATTTTCATGAATCATTCCGCTCCCTACCGGTTAGTAACTGTTTTATGATGATAATCCGTCTATAAATTCCTGAATCTGCTCTTTCGTTTTACGGTCTTTGTTCACATAACGGCCACTTTCCTGTCCGTTGTGGAATCCGACAAAACTAGGAATTCCGAATACATTTAATTCAGCACATAGATCGATAAATTCGTCCCTGTCTACATAATAAAATGTGAATTTGTTATTTTCAGCCTGCAGTTCCGGCAGAAACGGGTCAATAAAACGGCAATCAGGACACCAGTCAGCTGAAAACATAAGAATCACGTTTTCTTTTTGAATTACCTCGTTATAATGAGCCATTGATTGTAATTTTTCCATTGTTAAAACCTCCAATAATATCATTTCCAATTTGTGCATTCATCATATCGCATCATACCAAAAGTATCCTTGAGTTACCAATAGTTTAGCCTTCAGTAAAAAAAATCCCCTTTGCAGAGCAAAGGGGGATTTCTATTATTAATAGTTGACAGAAGACACAATTTCCATCATTTGTTCGGCTGTATCTGCAACACTGCGGCCGTCTGTTTGCGTTGTCATTTTAACTCCGCCGATTCCCGCCGAAACCTCATACTCATCCTCTTCAAGTTTATCCACAAGTACGTATCCGAATCGATCTTTATCCTTAAAGGTTTCTTCTACTATTGGATCATTATATTGCTCAAGCAGCGAATCATAAAAAACGGTACTGTCCTCTTTTTCTTTATCATTTACAAATAGTATAAATTGCTCATCCTCCCGTTTGAAAATCAAGTTATTATTTTTTGCAGATGCGACTTTATAGCCTTCCGGCAAATGATATTTAAAAGACCCGCTCTCTTCATTGGCAGCAGCCGGCTTGCTTGTAAAAGTCTTTTTTGTCTGATCTATCGTTGCAGTTTGCATTTCTTCTTCATTTATTGAACAGGCTAATAAGGAAAAAAGAAAAGCAAAGATCATGACTGCTAGAATTTTCTTCAAGAAAAACCCTCCTTATTCAATAGGAAAATAAGACCCTTTTCTATAATAACTCTTTCATTTTAGACTTGACAAGAGAGCTTTGTTTTATGAAAAGAAAAACAGGGTAATGAATTTTTAAAAAAGAGGTGAACTTTTAAGTGAATATAAATGTTTACTTGGCAGGAGAAATACATAGTAATTGGAGAAACGAAGTAAAAAAGAAGGCCCAAAATCTCCCGGTAACTTTTACAGGACCAATGGAAAACCATGATCGGTCTGATTTTATTGGAGAAGAAATATTAGGTTCACAGCCAAATGCTATTTTAAAAGACGAAGCTGCATCCAGAATTAATAATTTCAGAACAAAAGTTTTGATGGATAAAGCGGATATTGTAATGGCTTTATTTGGAGAAAAATATAAACAGTGGAATACTGCAATGGATGCAACAAGTGCATTATCCAGCAAAAAACCGTTAATTATCATAAGACCGGTGAACCTGCATCACCCGCTTAAAGAACTTTCTTCCAAAGCTGATGTAACGGTAGAAACAATTGATCAGGCCATTGCAGTGTTATCCTATCTTTTTGAACAAGAGTAGCGGCCTATCTGCCGCTGCTCTTTTTATGCATGTAAAAATATTGGCCAAATAACAGCTTAGAAATGTGAGTAAACATTTCTTTCCGATTCACCATGCCATTTGTAAATATCCCGATTGCCCCTTCATTATGACTGACATTATATTGATTCGCATATTGATCCATGACGATTCCAAGCTCAACGCCCGACTTCACCTTCTTACCAACCTCATCAGGCAGAAGGATTCTGGCGCCGCCTGCAATAATTGGTCTGATATCGCCTCCTGCAACGGCTCCCCAATTGCATAAATAAAAACCTTGATTTGTCTCAATGATACCTCCTTCAAGACCTATGCCAAGATCAGCCTGCTCCATTTCCCTGGCATTTTCTGCACGGTTAATGGCGCCTTGTATGGTTTCCTCATCTGAAAACGGCTGGTCAGATACTCCAGATGGAACTTTGACACTTTTGAATGTAAATTGCTCAAAATCAGATAGAGATGCCTTTACCGCATTAACTTTGGCCGGATTTAAGGTTCCAATAGCTATTTTCATCTATTTCTTTCTCCTTTATATAAAGAAAAGCGCAAGCGCACGTTTAGCTCGGGCATGACAGATAAGAAACCGGCTGACTTTTTTGTGAGATTTTGTTCTGGCCGGGGAGGGCGATTCCGCTTGTCATCATTGCGCAAAATTTTATACTTTCTTATCTCTTAAAAAAGGAAACCACCTCAGTGATTTCCGCTTCTTAACTTTATGAATTCTGCTTTATTGTATCCAATGTCGTTTGATCACAAGCTTTTACAAGCGAGACAATTAATTCTTTTGCAGCAGCATAGTCGTCAATATGGACAATAGAAGCTGCTGTATGAATATAACGCGAGCAGATGCCAATAACTGCAGAAGGAACACCATCATTTGAAGTATGAACACGACCTGCATCTGTTCCGCCTTGTGACACGAAATACTGATAAGGAATATTGTTTGATTCTGCCGTGTCTAAAACAAATTCCCTCATTCCTCTATGTGTCACCATTGTACGGTCTAAAATACGGAGCAGGGCGCCTTTGCCCAGCTGGCCGAATTCATGCTTCGCTCCGCTCATATCATTGGCAGGACTCGCATCAAGAGCAAAGAACAAATCAGGCTGAATCATATTGGCAGCGGTTTGTGCTCCTCTAAGCCCTACCTCTTCCTGTACGGTTGCACCAGAATAAAGAGTACTTGGAAGTGTTTCGTTTTTCAGCTCTTTTAACAATTCAATCGACAATCCGCATCCATAACGGTTATCCCATGCCTTAGCCATAATCTTTTTAGGATTGGCCATTGGAGTAAATGGACAAACAGGAAGAATTTGCTGTCCTGGCTTAATGCCCAGTTCTGCTGCATCTTCATCTGAATCCGCTCCAATATCAACAAGCATATTTTTAATCTGCATCGGTTTGTTCCGCTGATCTTCACTTAATAAATGAGGTGGAATCGATCCGATTACTCCGGGAATCGCCCCTTGATCTGTTATGATCTCAACGCGCTGTGCAAGAAGCACCTGGCTCCACCAGCCTCCAAGCGTCTGGAACCTTATCATTCCGTTTTTCGTTACACCCGTTACCATGAACCCTACTTCATCCATGTGCCCTGCAACCATAATCTTGGGACCTTCTGATTGACCGTGCATCACCCCAAAAATACTGCCTAACCGATCTTGAACAATCTCATCTGAGTACTTGCTGAGCTCTGAACGCATGAATTTACGCACGGCATGCTCGTTACCCGGTGCACCCGGAAGCTCCGTCAATGTCTTAAAAAGCTCTAACGTCTCTTGGTTCATCCATCATATCCCCTTTACGTATGTATTCTTTTATTTTACAGAAAGTTATCCTTTCGTGCTACTAAATAAAAGCAAACCGGCTGTT contains these protein-coding regions:
- a CDS encoding DUF4479 domain-containing protein, encoding MRVFYNKEGVGDTLMISAAELPPEDRAFVKKGDAVRIYSSASGETAGFNLFNASSYLEIESSAGVIELTENLLSKLNECLNQNGFEEQLQADLSPKFVVGFVETKEKHPNADKLSVCQVNTGSEKLQIVCGAPNVDSGQKVVVAKAGAVMPSGLVIKDAELRGVASSGMICSAKELNLPDAPQEKGILVLDDHYEIGTDFFKK
- a CDS encoding DUF1444 domain-containing protein yields the protein MKMTSRKMAETIKERLKHKDWTSHFDREKDQLRVEDDATKKGITISLPGIIAKWEEKKDAAVDELVYYIEEALTVMNEEQELTGKEKGIFPVIRSTSFPVESSDGVLLIHEKHTAETRIYYALDLGNSYRLIDMKMMERENWTFSKIKEMARFNLRSLQTSVKEDHAAGNVFYFLNANDGYDASRLLNDTILDSFHEKMQGAMAIAVPHQDVLIIADIRNDTGYDILGQMAMSFFASGRVPITALSFLYENNELEPIFILAKNRAKKEEEGKQ
- a CDS encoding thioredoxin family protein — protein: MEKLQSMAHYNEVIQKENVILMFSADWCPDCRFIDPFLPELQAENNKFTFYYVDRDEFIDLCAELNVFGIPSFVGFHNGQESGRYVNKDRKTKEQIQEFIDGLSS
- a CDS encoding YtoQ family protein translates to MNINVYLAGEIHSNWRNEVKKKAQNLPVTFTGPMENHDRSDFIGEEILGSQPNAILKDEAASRINNFRTKVLMDKADIVMALFGEKYKQWNTAMDATSALSSKKPLIIIRPVNLHHPLKELSSKADVTVETIDQAIAVLSYLFEQE
- a CDS encoding DUF84 family protein, with the protein product MKIAIGTLNPAKVNAVKASLSDFEQFTFKSVKVPSGVSDQPFSDEETIQGAINRAENAREMEQADLGIGLEGGIIETNQGFYLCNWGAVAGGDIRPIIAGGARILLPDEVGKKVKSGVELGIVMDQYANQYNVSHNEGAIGIFTNGMVNRKEMFTHISKLLFGQYFYMHKKSSGR
- a CDS encoding M42 family metallopeptidase translates to MNQETLELFKTLTELPGAPGNEHAVRKFMRSELSKYSDEIVQDRLGSIFGVMHGQSEGPKIMVAGHMDEVGFMVTGVTKNGMIRFQTLGGWWSQVLLAQRVEIITDQGAIPGVIGSIPPHLLSEDQRNKPMQIKNMLVDIGADSDEDAAELGIKPGQQILPVCPFTPMANPKKIMAKAWDNRYGCGLSIELLKELKNETLPSTLYSGATVQEEVGLRGAQTAANMIQPDLFFALDASPANDMSGAKHEFGQLGKGALLRILDRTMVTHRGMREFVLDTAESNNIPYQYFVSQGGTDAGRVHTSNDGVPSAVIGICSRYIHTAASIVHIDDYAAAKELIVSLVKACDQTTLDTIKQNS